The following are encoded in a window of Nomia melanderi isolate GNS246 chromosome 6, iyNomMela1, whole genome shotgun sequence genomic DNA:
- the AsnRS-m gene encoding asparagine--tRNA ligase, mitochondrial yields MLSTYIGRLLSVNLNSFKCNLRSISQISNVNTKEALGKRIKVQGWVRALRKMKENIFIDISDGLTPKMLQVVVPRSHKPEKLTYGSSVNAEGELVLAPNGMVELHASNVTVIGECDLMDGYPFLPRKQYSGEYNRQYLHLRPRTRTFSSLLRLRDLASSAIGSYFRDRGFINIHTPILTSNDCEGAGELFLVKPSSTEILKAMEKKDMLEEEFYFNSKAYLTVSGQLHLEAVARALTNVYTFGPTFRAENCKSRLHLSEFYMLEAEIAFINTLDNLMDEIELMIKFITKELVEKGTSDMNFIGAHEPQWLNQKFTRITYDDAFRILESNVQTLETPVTYGKTLTKEQELFLIEQNNNIPIFVMNWPKESKAFYMKECNDDTSKVAAMDLLVPVVGELVGGSLREDDYEKLQSKLPVKSNLSWYLELRKYGNVPTGGFGMGFERFLQCVLGIANIKDTLPFPRWPHNCSL; encoded by the exons ATGTTATCAACGTACATTGGAAGATTACTATCCGTAAATCTCAATTCTTTCAAGTGCAATCTTCGCAGTATATCACAAATATCCAATGTTAATACGAAAGAGGCGCTTGGAAAGCGCATAAAAGTACAG GGTTGGGTGCGGGCACTCaggaaaatgaaagagaacATATTCATTGATATTTCTGATGGATTAACGCCGAAAATGTTGCAAGTCGTTGTACCGAGATCCCACAAGCCGGAGAAATTAACTTACGGCAGTAGTGTTAATGCAGAAGGGGAATTAGTTTTGGCTCCAAACGGTATGGTAGAATTACACGCGAGCAATGTTACAGTGATCGGTGAATGCGATCTTATGGATGGGTATCCTTTCCTTCCAAGGAAACAGTATTCCGGGGAATATAATAGACAGTATTTACATTTAAGACCAAGAACTAGAACTTTCTCTTCTTTACTAAGGCTAAGAGATTTAGCATCTTCCGCTATTGGAAGTTACTTTAGAGACAGAGGGTTCATTAACATACACACTCCAATCTTAACTTCGAATGATTGCGAAGGTGCTGGTGAATTATTTCTAGTAAAACCATCTTCTACAGAGATACTGAAAGCTATGGAAAAGAAAGACATGCTcgaagaagaattttattttaatagtaagGCTTATTTAACAGTGTCTGGACAATTGCATCTAGAAGCTGTTGCAAG AGCTCTTACAAATGTATATACTTTTGGACCAACATTTAGAGctgaaaattgtaaatcaagATTGCATTTGTCTGAATTTTACATGTTAGAAGCTGAAATAGCATTTATTAATACTCTTGACAATCTAATggatgaaattgaattaatgaTCAAATTTATTACTAAAGAATTAGTTGAGAAAGGTACTTCCGACATGAATTTTATTGGTGCTCATGAACCACAGTGGTTGAATCAAAAGTTTACACGCATAACATATGATGATGCATTTCGGATATTAGAAAGTAATGTTCAGACATTAGAAACACCTGTTACTTATGGAAAAACGCTCACTAAAGagcaagaattatttttaatagaacaGAACAATAATATTCCTATATTTGTCATGAATTGGCCAAAAGAAAGTAAAGCCTTTTATATGAAAGAATGTAATGATGATACTTCAAAG GTTGCTGCTATGGATCTATTAGTTCCTGTAGTAGGGGAGTTAGTAGGAGGGAGTTTGCGTGAAGATGATTATGAAAAATTGCAATCAAAATTACCTGTAAAATCCAATCTCTCTTGGTATTTAGAACTTCGTAAATATGGAAATGTCCCAACAGGTGGTTTTGGAATGGGTTTTGAGAGATTTTTACAATGTGTTTTGGGTATAGCTAATATTAAAGACACGCTACCATTCCCTAGGTGGCCTCATAATTGCAGTCTATAA
- the LOC116430184 gene encoding neurotrimin isoform X2, whose protein sequence is MVLLDRILFVLVIGSQAAVNNGFKSYPTTVKTFESDTVLLPCYVEDLDNVQTRVRWWRDGILLADSGEPRHVPPDRVKMYSNRSLEVSQVKRNDTGEYVCQASRPAPWGHATQVHEIEVMYPPSVHPVPKSGKLEVNLGDEVKMACEAEGVPLPTISWRNKDGEIPFVYDRSQLRFHADNSSVAGRYTCVANNDVGDPATATIDLYVRYKPRIEKTKTWMNAPPGVRVQLHCGVSAWPEATVEWYFNNRSVKYSSRIVKHNSCGDHSLVIRNVRTTDYGFYMCRASNSLGITEAAIELSGIPNPAAFKKSHGLSKTSYNFVWEVYSYSPIIQCEFKFRKCKNGVGGQWHTLYIPNGNDDNSYVHTYSFTLTGLEEASHYEAVVSSKNRYGWSKPSEIMRFATEGASDEDNYVTNSIQEDKIVPEVQFASMSQHSTLSANGSGSNLNRREMMMMIPVLYILSVNF, encoded by the exons ATAACGTGCAGACCAGGGTCAGATGGTGGAGGGACGGCATCCTTTTGGCCGACAGCGGCGAGCCACGACACGTCCCGCCCGACAGAGTTAAAATGTACTCGAACAGGAGCCTGGAGGTTTCTCAGGTGAAACGGAACGATACCGGGGAGTACGTGTGCCAGGCGTCCCGACCGGCTCCCTGGGGACACGCGACGCAAGTGCACGAGATCGAAGTGATGT ATCCCCCGAGCGTCCATCCAGTGCCAAAGTCCGGCAAACTGGAAGTTAATCTAGGAGATGAGGTGAAAATGGCGTGCGAGGCGGAAGGTGTTCCACTGCCTACCATATCCTGGAGGAACAAG GACGGTGAGATACCGTTCGTTTACGACAGGTCGCAGCTGCGTTTCCACGCGGACAATTCCAGCGTCGCCGGTCGTTACACTTGCGTCGCGAACAACGACGTCGGCGATCCAGCCACGGCAACTATAGACCTCTACGTCAGAT ACAAGCCCAGAATCGAGAAGACGAAGACTTGGATGAACGCACCGCCCGGTGTACGCGTGCAGTTGCATTGCGGGGTGTCTGCTTGGCCGGAGGCGACG GTGGAGTGGTACTTCAACAACAGAAGCGTGAAGTACTCGTCGAGAATCGTGAAGCATAACTCGTGCGGCGATCACAGTTTAGTGATCAGGAACGTCAGGACGACGGATTACGGTTTCTACATGTGCAGGGCTTCTAATTCCTTGGGAATCACCGAGGCGGCGATCGAATTATCGGGTATCCCGAACCCGGCCGCCTTCAAAAAGAGTCACGGCCTGTCAAAGACCTCGTACAATTTCGTCTGGGAAGTCTACAGTTACAGTCCCATCATCCAGTGCGAGTTCAAGTTTCGGAAATGTAAG AATGGCGTCGGTGGCCAATGGCACACGTTGTACATACCAAATGGCAACGACGACAACAGTTACGTTCACACTTATTCGTTCACCCTAACGGGGCTGGAAGAGGCATCGCACTATGAAGCGGTTGTCTCGTCGAAGAATCGTTACGGGTGGAGCAAACCCTCGGAAATAATGCGATTCGCGACGGAAGGTGCTT CCGACGAGGACAACTATGTGACCAACTCGATACAGGAGGACAAGATCGTACCAG AAGTACAATTTGCATCGATGTCGCAGCACTCGACCTTAAGCGCTAACGGAAGCGGATCGAACTTGAACCGGAGagaaatgatgatgatgattcctgtattatatattcttagcgtgaatttttaa